The Glycine soja cultivar W05 chromosome 15, ASM419377v2, whole genome shotgun sequence region GATGCTCCCTCAGCAAGCTCACCCATGACAGTGCCAGAGGTAACTCTATTAGGTACTTGATTCCTTCCACCTAGTCCAGATGAAGGATATTGCTTTATTGAAGATACACCAGGTAATGCATGGCCCTGCAAGTAAACAACAATGTTGCTTGTTTATTATTCCTTAGCACTAAATTATGTATTCCTGATCTGCATCAGAGTCAAACCCAAGCTCAGTGAAGATAAACAGAAATGAAGAGCACTGTGTGAATTCATCGTTTGCTTACAGGTTTGTGCTTCTTGCCCTTAGATCCAGAAACAGGTCCTCGTTTTTCCACCAAAGATGACTGAACAGGTGCATCCACGGATTGgggatgaaatggagaaggcCCACCAAAAGATTGTGATAGTGCAGATGGAGTTATCTTCTGCTTCTTACGGGATGCAGAGATAGGGGGACTTGGAATTGAATCATGAATAGCTTGCCCAAAACTCAGCACACCAAGCTGATTGCCTCCTGCCTGTCTCCACTCCCTAAAATCAATGTTCAATAAGGTGTTGATTAACAAAATGACAGTGCATATGTGGAAAAAGCAATGACAATCTAACTTATGAAGCATAGATCAACAAGAAGCCATGTTTCACAGTTTTATCAGACCTTATATTTTGTATGACATCATCTGCATTAACATGACCTAGAAGTtctctgagttcctcatttgatAATCTTAGCTCTTTTCTAAGTTCTGTAGTCAAACTTTCCTTCTCCTGAAGAAATACACGTCATTAAAACCTGaccaaacaattttaaaaatattagatacGTGAAAACCAAATGACGGAATATATACCCAAGTAATGACATCAGCTTGAGCCTTAAAGGCTCGTAGAACTGAACTGTATGCTTCCTTCTCAAGTTGGTGAATTTGAGTTTCCATATCAATTTCTCCATACATCCTTGCATATGGAATTGAACCTACTGCACTTCCATTTCCTGCAAGATGTGCTCCTCTGGGGATTCTATTTTGATGTGTTGGTGGAAAATCATCATCAGTTCCTGCAATCAAGTGAACGGATGCAATGTAAGTATAACATGTGAGGCAAGACCACGAATCATTGAAATAAGTATCAACCAGACTTTTTTGGTGAAGGTGAAATATCTATCTGATTCTCAAGAAAAGCATTGTAA contains the following coding sequences:
- the LOC114387002 gene encoding protein EMSY-LIKE 3-like: MDHEPYDSSGTDDDFPPTHQNRIPRGAHLAGNGSAVGSIPYARMYGEIDMETQIHQLEKEAYSSVLRAFKAQADVITWEKESLTTELRKELRLSNEELRELLGHVNADDVIQNIREWRQAGGNQLGVLSFGQAIHDSIPSPPISASRKKQKITPSALSQSFGGPSPFHPQSVDAPVQSSLVEKRGPVSGSKGKKHKPGHALPGVSSIKQYPSSGLGGRNQVPNRVTSGTVMGELAEGASLDSLVGRRVRTRWPDDNNFYEAVISDYNRSEGLHALFYDLGTANESWEWVNLSEMSPADIQWVGEDPGVNRRQGFGGSGNGMRRSVGRGSVPGVGKGRGTAKGQSRKDFLPSQNGIGMKTPDDIQILHTDTLVKEVERVFNAKHPDALEIEQVKKVLKDHEQALIDAIARLADLSDGESDEGGFHFSHATAMAH